In one window of Eggerthella guodeyinii DNA:
- a CDS encoding serine/threonine protein kinase, producing the protein MPDELAEQLDALARDDCYRVDAVLKEGAFETTQRVFFVGANGAEQGPYVRKYLDGDAGLGAAYERIWKAQRAGSRFLHLPRIVDCYAAGEQRAVVMEHVQGETLADVVYRCDPSMALACDVFPKLCEAVSELHDGFDPPLIHRDLKPSNIMLTSSNLTIIDFGISRTFDDGADEDTRHFGTRAYAPPEQFGYGQTDVRSDVYALGMLLYFCLTEKTPDAKARKDGFRDARIPEELRQVIARATAFDPLQRYESVTELRRAFGAATGAAGLAAGSGSAAAAEPPRFQAPTRPAAARPSEHPAPSATPAIPASPREPLRIGPKLGVAWDVVLLAVFALFVAVATSMVFDPKPTDQAATAPLIVRACEYYPVALLMIGPVLYFVSDRRPLRRLVPRLANVSWKRELLVCSIAFVVGVLMVGIAGQFVPSPPGF; encoded by the coding sequence ATGCCAGACGAACTTGCCGAACAGCTCGATGCCCTTGCGCGCGACGATTGCTATCGCGTCGATGCTGTGTTGAAGGAGGGCGCGTTCGAGACGACCCAACGGGTGTTCTTCGTGGGCGCGAACGGCGCCGAGCAGGGCCCGTACGTGCGCAAGTACCTCGACGGCGACGCGGGGCTGGGCGCGGCGTACGAGCGCATCTGGAAGGCGCAGCGCGCCGGCAGCCGCTTCCTGCACCTGCCGCGCATCGTGGACTGCTACGCGGCGGGCGAGCAGCGCGCCGTGGTCATGGAGCACGTGCAGGGCGAGACGCTGGCCGACGTGGTGTACCGCTGCGACCCGTCGATGGCGCTCGCGTGCGACGTGTTCCCGAAGCTGTGCGAGGCCGTGAGCGAGCTGCACGACGGGTTCGACCCGCCCCTCATCCATCGCGACCTCAAGCCGTCGAACATCATGCTGACGAGCAGCAACCTCACCATCATCGACTTCGGCATCTCGCGCACGTTCGACGACGGCGCCGACGAGGACACGCGGCACTTCGGCACGCGCGCCTACGCGCCTCCCGAGCAGTTCGGCTACGGGCAGACCGACGTGCGCAGCGACGTGTACGCGCTGGGGATGCTGCTGTACTTCTGCCTGACGGAGAAGACCCCCGACGCCAAGGCCCGCAAGGACGGCTTTCGCGACGCCCGCATACCCGAAGAGCTGCGCCAGGTCATCGCGCGGGCGACCGCGTTCGACCCCCTGCAGCGCTATGAGAGCGTGACCGAGCTGCGCCGCGCGTTCGGCGCGGCGACGGGCGCCGCGGGGCTTGCGGCGGGGTCGGGGAGCGCGGCCGCGGCCGAGCCCCCGCGGTTCCAAGCGCCGACCCGGCCGGCCGCCGCGCGTCCTTCCGAGCACCCGGCGCCCTCCGCGACTCCCGCGATCCCCGCAAGCCCGCGCGAGCCCCTGCGCATCGGCCCGAAGCTCGGCGTCGCGTGGGACGTGGTGCTCCTCGCCGTGTTCGCGCTCTTCGTGGCCGTGGCCACGTCGATGGTGTTCGATCCGAAGCCGACCGACCAGGCTGCGACGGCGCCGCTTATCGTCCGCGCATGCGAGTACTATCCCGTCGCCCTGCTCATGATCGGCCCCGTGCTCTACTTCGTGAGCGACCGCCGCCCGCTCAGGCGCCTGGTCCCGCGGCTTGCGAACGTCTCCTGGAAGCGCGAGCTGCTCGTGTGCTCGATCGCGTTCGTCGTGGGGGTGCTCATGGTGGGCATCGCGGGCCAGTTCGTCCCCTCTCCTCCGGGTTTTTAG
- a CDS encoding XRE family transcriptional regulator gives MKEPLTDELLDELLSAPDPHSFAKEHHIGTRTLPDYLQQLLDEHDLVRADVIREAGLNETFGYQIFMGQRGASRNKVLQLAFALGCTLREANRLLQAAGANELYCKNRRDAIIIFCLDHGYGLQKTDEELYRFNEDTIC, from the coding sequence GTGAAAGAACCCCTTACCGACGAGCTGCTCGACGAGCTGCTGAGCGCTCCCGATCCTCATTCGTTCGCGAAGGAGCATCACATCGGCACGCGAACCTTGCCCGATTACCTGCAGCAGCTGCTCGACGAGCACGATCTCGTGCGAGCCGACGTCATACGCGAGGCGGGGTTGAACGAGACGTTCGGGTACCAGATATTCATGGGGCAGCGCGGGGCGTCGCGCAACAAGGTGCTGCAGCTCGCGTTCGCCCTGGGGTGCACGCTGCGGGAGGCGAACCGGCTTTTGCAGGCGGCGGGCGCCAACGAGCTGTACTGCAAGAACCGGCGCGACGCCATCATCATCTTCTGCCTCGATCACGGCTACGGCCTCCAGAAAACCGACGAGGAGCTGTACCGGTTCAACGAAGACACGATCTGCTGA
- a CDS encoding DUF4352 domain-containing protein has protein sequence MSEYQQYRPNDEYRPAARFQETAPLSAMAVTALVLGIIALLTSFLPIINNVSFLLALLGAVFGVVGVVATVRGTRRGKPLAVSALVLNIVAFAVVLATQAMFSAAIDEATSGPSAVGASAEQPSSEPQSSEPQADYSNLAVGTTAELDNGLSVCVQSVETGLSNYDGSAITGVTVSYANNGSSEASFNLFDWKAQDSQGAQRNTAYYSEATDDLSSGSLAPGGTVTGNLYFEGDVSKVLYYSSLFYDSSVAWTVA, from the coding sequence ATGAGCGAGTACCAGCAATACCGGCCGAACGACGAGTATCGGCCAGCCGCTCGGTTTCAAGAGACGGCACCTCTTTCGGCGATGGCGGTGACGGCTTTGGTCCTCGGCATCATCGCGCTGCTCACGTCGTTCCTGCCTATCATCAACAACGTATCGTTCCTCTTGGCTCTGCTGGGCGCCGTTTTCGGCGTAGTCGGCGTGGTCGCCACGGTGCGCGGCACGCGGAGGGGGAAGCCCCTCGCCGTGTCGGCCCTCGTGCTCAACATCGTCGCCTTCGCGGTGGTCCTTGCCACGCAAGCGATGTTCAGCGCGGCCATCGACGAGGCGACGTCGGGCCCGAGCGCCGTCGGCGCGTCCGCCGAGCAGCCTTCGTCGGAGCCGCAGTCCTCGGAGCCCCAAGCCGACTACAGCAACCTGGCGGTCGGAACGACGGCCGAATTGGACAACGGGCTGTCGGTCTGCGTGCAGTCGGTCGAGACCGGGCTGTCGAACTACGACGGGTCGGCGATCACCGGCGTGACGGTTTCGTATGCGAACAACGGGAGCAGCGAAGCGTCGTTCAACCTGTTCGACTGGAAGGCGCAGGATTCCCAGGGAGCCCAGAGGAACACCGCGTACTATTCCGAAGCGACCGACGATCTGAGCTCGGGGTCGCTTGCCCCGGGAGGCACGGTTACGGGCAACCTGTATTTCGAGGGGGATGTGAGCAAGGTCCTGTACTATTCGAGCCTGTTCTACGACAGCTCGGTTGCATGGACCGTAGCGTAA
- a CDS encoding aldo/keto reductase, which translates to MADLQSPKDRITLRNGYGIPCLGFGTWKMPDGEVGIEAVHQALHDGYRHIDTAAAYDNEGTVGKALAAGGVSREDLFVTTKVWNTDRGYDAALKAFEESRKKLHLDYVDLYLIHWPDAKGAEAQWQRTNQETWRALETLYLDGKVRAIGVSNFKPHHLEPLMDAADILPMVDQIELHPGCNQEVTREFCNRHDIVVEAWSPLGSGRVLENQLLIDIAASYGCTVAQLCLRWCLQRRAIPLPKSTDPARIAENARIFWFNITDEDLQRIDELDPLGQSGLDPDTVDF; encoded by the coding sequence ATGGCGGATTTGCAAAGCCCGAAGGACCGGATCACCCTGCGAAACGGCTACGGCATTCCCTGCCTGGGGTTCGGCACGTGGAAGATGCCCGACGGGGAAGTGGGGATCGAGGCCGTCCACCAGGCGCTTCATGACGGGTATCGCCACATCGACACGGCTGCTGCCTACGACAACGAGGGCACGGTGGGCAAGGCGCTCGCCGCGGGCGGCGTGTCGCGCGAGGACCTGTTCGTCACCACGAAGGTATGGAACACCGATCGCGGCTACGATGCCGCGCTCAAGGCGTTCGAGGAGTCGCGCAAGAAGCTGCACCTCGATTATGTCGACCTCTACCTCATCCACTGGCCCGACGCGAAGGGCGCCGAGGCGCAGTGGCAGCGCACGAACCAGGAGACCTGGCGCGCGCTCGAGACGCTCTACCTCGACGGGAAGGTGCGCGCCATCGGCGTGAGCAACTTCAAGCCCCATCATCTCGAGCCGCTCATGGACGCGGCCGACATCCTGCCGATGGTCGACCAGATCGAGCTGCACCCCGGCTGCAACCAGGAGGTCACGCGCGAGTTCTGCAACCGCCACGACATCGTGGTGGAGGCGTGGTCGCCGCTCGGCTCGGGCCGCGTGCTGGAGAACCAGCTGCTCATCGACATCGCGGCCAGCTACGGCTGCACGGTGGCGCAGCTGTGCCTGCGCTGGTGCCTCCAGCGCCGCGCCATCCCGCTGCCGAAGTCCACGGACCCGGCGCGCATCGCCGAGAACGCGCGCATCTTCTGGTTCAACATCACCGACGAGGACCTGCAGCGCATCGACGAGCTCGACCCGCTCGGCCAAAGCGGCCTCGACCCCGACACCGTCGACTTCTAA